The following coding sequences are from one Bacteroidales bacterium window:
- a CDS encoding membrane dipeptidase, which yields MVQVPDKIREVFEVCDGCIDYRNEVYSKPVIGISANRAEGTSRVADAYINSVVKAGCVPLIIPGFADLELLSQICDLCDGILLTGGGDISPDLLGEVALPEVGTPNEERDRQEMALCYIAMQRQIPLLGICRGMQVINVACGGKNYQDIAKQHFSTPITHSQCEARDVATHRVEIVDNSLLRSIFECDSLMTNSFHHQAVMEVAPGFIVNARSEDGVIEGIEKPFYPVLGVQWHPEPMAAEGLDRQLLVFWWLSNEAHIYRKAKAFHKWALSLDSHCDTPMFFNEGVNIADRDLRVQTNIPSMIDGGLDASCMVAYIKQEERSDEGLNCAIDKCKGIIDKLLRQIDEAYHAVQVRNRNELLYAKDLGKRGIFVGIENGYGIGKDISLLKYYKERGIIYLTLCHNGDNDICDSAKGNGEHNGVSVFGKEVIAELNRLGIMVDLSHANEKSFYDALELSKAPIIASHSSCRAICNHPRNLSDEQIVALAKKGGVMQICIYDHFLNDDGIASVKTIADHIDHVVKLVGLNHVGIGTDFDGGGGVPGCNAANEVINLTCELIRRGYSDFDLKKIWGENFLRVLDVVEKIAE from the coding sequence ATGGTGCAGGTTCCTGACAAGATTAGGGAGGTTTTTGAGGTGTGCGATGGGTGTATTGACTATCGCAATGAGGTGTATTCGAAGCCTGTGATTGGTATTAGTGCCAACAGGGCTGAGGGGACTTCGCGTGTGGCGGATGCTTATATCAACTCGGTTGTTAAGGCCGGGTGCGTGCCTCTTATTATTCCCGGTTTTGCTGATTTGGAGTTGCTCTCGCAGATTTGTGATTTGTGCGATGGTATTTTGCTTACCGGTGGCGGGGATATTTCGCCCGACTTGCTTGGCGAGGTGGCTCTCCCTGAGGTGGGTACTCCTAATGAGGAACGTGACCGACAAGAGATGGCTCTCTGCTACATTGCTATGCAACGCCAAATTCCGCTACTTGGTATTTGTAGGGGTATGCAGGTTATTAATGTGGCGTGCGGTGGCAAGAACTATCAGGATATTGCGAAACAACACTTCTCTACTCCTATTACACACTCGCAGTGTGAAGCGAGAGATGTTGCTACTCATAGGGTGGAGATTGTGGATAACTCGCTTCTTAGAAGCATCTTTGAGTGTGATAGTTTGATGACTAACTCGTTTCATCATCAGGCTGTTATGGAGGTTGCACCCGGATTTATTGTTAATGCTCGCTCGGAGGATGGGGTTATTGAGGGTATTGAGAAACCTTTTTATCCTGTTTTGGGTGTGCAATGGCATCCTGAGCCTATGGCGGCTGAGGGGCTGGATAGGCAGTTGCTTGTTTTTTGGTGGCTCTCTAATGAGGCTCATATTTATAGGAAGGCCAAGGCTTTTCATAAGTGGGCTCTGTCGTTAGACTCGCATTGTGATACTCCTATGTTTTTTAATGAGGGGGTGAATATTGCTGACCGCGATTTGAGGGTACAGACTAATATCCCAAGTATGATTGATGGCGGCTTGGATGCTTCGTGTATGGTGGCTTATATTAAGCAGGAGGAGCGTTCTGATGAGGGATTAAATTGTGCTATTGATAAGTGTAAGGGTATTATTGATAAACTTTTACGCCAAATTGATGAGGCTTATCACGCTGTTCAGGTGCGTAACAGAAATGAGTTGCTTTATGCTAAGGATTTGGGCAAGAGGGGCATTTTTGTTGGTATTGAGAATGGTTATGGTATTGGCAAGGATATTTCTCTTTTGAAATATTATAAAGAGAGGGGTATTATCTATTTGACGCTTTGCCATAACGGGGATAATGATATTTGTGATTCGGCTAAGGGTAATGGTGAGCATAATGGCGTAAGCGTGTTTGGCAAGGAGGTTATTGCTGAGTTGAACAGACTGGGTATTATGGTTGATTTGTCGCATGCCAACGAGAAGTCGTTCTACGATGCTTTGGAGTTGAGCAAGGCTCCTATTATTGCTTCGCACTCTTCGTGCAGGGCTATTTGTAATCATCCTCGCAACCTTTCTGACGAGCAGATTGTTGCGTTAGCCAAGAAGGGTGGCGTGATGCAGATTTGTATTTATGACCACTTTTTGAATGATGATGGTATTGCTTCGGTTAAGACTATTGCCGACCATATTGACCACGTTGTTAAACTGGTGGGGTTGAATCATGTGGGTATTGGTACCGACTTTGATGGCGGTGGCGGTGTTCCCGGTTGTAATGCGGCTAACGAGGTTATTAACTTGACTTGCGAACTTATTAGACGTGGTTATAGCGATTTTGACCTTAAAAAGATTTGGGGCGAGAACTTTTTGCGTGTTTTAGATGTAGTTGAAAAGATTGCTGAATAA
- a CDS encoding M28 family peptidase, whose translation MRYRLFFISALLMLGVCCCKERGAEAKVIDSKSNKPLVNVPDFKADSAYLFTQKQLDFGFRIPNTKEHDECAVFLANELHRFGADTTLQRGKVMAYDGSYLNITNIIGSFAPEKERRVLLFAHWDSRPYADYDEDKANHKRPIAGADDGAASVGVLLEIARQIGLQPANIGVDVIFFDAEDYGTPYFYKGKQMVEHDWALGSQYWAMNPHIRGYRADYGILLDMVSGKGSEFPYEQVSMHFAPHIVKKVWDKAESLGYGNLFPKKNGGTVIDDHYYINMYGIPCVDIIAYDADSETGFPPYWHTVKDDMRNIDKGTMKAVGQTVMEVIYNE comes from the coding sequence ATGAGATACAGATTGTTTTTTATTTCGGCATTGCTGATGCTTGGTGTTTGCTGTTGTAAAGAGAGGGGTGCCGAGGCTAAGGTTATTGATTCCAAGAGTAATAAGCCGTTGGTTAATGTTCCTGATTTTAAGGCGGATAGTGCTTATTTGTTTACTCAAAAACAGTTGGACTTTGGGTTTAGAATCCCCAACACTAAGGAGCATGATGAGTGTGCCGTTTTTTTGGCTAATGAGTTGCACAGGTTTGGTGCTGATACTACCTTGCAACGTGGTAAGGTTATGGCTTATGATGGCTCATATTTGAATATTACCAATATTATTGGTAGTTTTGCACCTGAGAAAGAGCGGCGTGTGTTACTGTTTGCTCATTGGGATAGCAGACCTTATGCCGATTATGATGAGGATAAGGCTAACCATAAGAGACCGATTGCAGGAGCGGATGATGGTGCTGCTTCGGTGGGTGTTCTGCTGGAGATTGCTCGTCAGATTGGGTTACAGCCTGCCAATATTGGTGTGGATGTTATCTTTTTTGATGCCGAAGATTATGGTACTCCCTATTTTTATAAGGGTAAGCAGATGGTGGAACACGATTGGGCTTTGGGTTCGCAATATTGGGCTATGAATCCGCATATCAGGGGATACAGAGCGGATTATGGTATTTTGCTCGATATGGTGAGTGGAAAGGGTAGCGAGTTTCCATACGAACAGGTGTCGATGCACTTTGCTCCGCATATCGTAAAGAAGGTTTGGGATAAGGCGGAGAGTTTGGGATATGGTAATCTTTTCCCTAAGAAGAATGGTGGTACTGTTATTGATGACCACTACTATATTAATATGTATGGTATTCCTTGCGTTGATATTATTGCTTACGATGCTGACTCTGAGACCGGATTTCCCCCTTACTGGCATACGGTCAAGGATGATATGAGAAATATTGACAAAGGGACTATGAAGGCTGTTGGACAGACTGTTATGGAGGTTATTTATAACGAATAA
- a CDS encoding succinate dehydrogenase/fumarate reductase cytochrome b subunit, with translation MWLKDSSIGRKLIMSISGLFLVLFLTFHLAMNFAAVFSADAYNAICEFLGANWYALVGTLVLVAGFLVHIVYAFILTLQNRKARGNDRYAVTARPKGVEWASQNMLVLGIIVVLGLVLHAWQFWAKMQLVELQHMAGMDVDTSLVTNGVYYIEQVFSNPVYLVLYLVWFAAIWFHLTHGFWSAIHTIGWNNLVWMNRWKTISNVFSTIICLGFAFIAIWFFIQSNCSCVG, from the coding sequence ATGTGGTTAAAAGATTCATCTATCGGGAGAAAGTTGATAATGAGTATCTCAGGACTTTTTCTCGTGTTGTTCCTAACATTCCACTTAGCAATGAACTTTGCGGCAGTGTTTAGTGCAGATGCCTATAACGCAATATGCGAGTTCTTGGGAGCAAACTGGTATGCATTAGTAGGAACACTTGTATTGGTAGCAGGATTTTTGGTACACATTGTGTATGCCTTTATCCTAACCTTGCAAAACCGTAAGGCTCGTGGAAACGACCGTTACGCAGTAACAGCACGCCCCAAAGGCGTAGAGTGGGCATCACAAAACATGTTGGTGCTAGGAATCATCGTAGTATTAGGATTAGTTCTACACGCATGGCAATTCTGGGCAAAAATGCAATTAGTAGAGTTGCAACACATGGCAGGAATGGATGTAGATACAAGTTTGGTAACAAACGGAGTGTACTACATTGAGCAAGTATTCAGCAATCCAGTTTACTTAGTACTATACTTAGTATGGTTTGCAGCAATCTGGTTCCACCTAACACACGGATTCTGGAGTGCAATACACACAATCGGTTGGAACAATCTAGTATGGATGAACCGTTGGAAAACCATTTCAAACGTCTTCTCAACAATCATCTGTTTAGGATTTGCATTCATCGCAATCTGGTTTTTCATACAAAGTAATTGCAGTTGTGTAGGATAA
- a CDS encoding aspartate-semialdehyde dehydrogenase: MKVAIVGASGAVGQEFLRVLADRDFPIDELVLFGSARSAGKKYVFKGVEYTVKELQHNDDFKGVDIAFTSAGAGISKEFEKTITKYGAIMIDNSSAFRMDEDVPLVVPEVNGADALVRPRNVIANPNCTTIQMVVALKAIENLSHIKRVRVATYQAASGAGAAAMAELVEQYAQLTRGEEPTVSKFYYQLAYNVIPQVDVYTDNLYTKEEMKMFNETRKIMHSDVKTSAMCVRVPVMRAHSESIWVETERPISVDEARAAFEKAEGVIVMDDLNEKIYPMPLDMAGKDAVYVGRIRKDLADENGLTFWTVSDQIRKGAALNAVQIAEYLIKNNAV; this comes from the coding sequence ATGAAAGTTGCTATTGTTGGTGCAAGTGGTGCAGTGGGACAAGAGTTCCTTCGCGTGCTTGCCGATAGAGATTTCCCTATTGATGAATTGGTTTTGTTTGGCTCGGCTCGTAGTGCCGGCAAGAAATATGTTTTTAAAGGTGTGGAATATACTGTTAAAGAGTTGCAACATAATGATGACTTTAAGGGTGTTGATATTGCCTTTACATCGGCTGGTGCCGGTATCTCGAAAGAGTTTGAGAAGACTATTACTAAATATGGTGCTATTATGATTGATAACTCAAGTGCTTTCCGTATGGATGAGGATGTGCCTTTGGTGGTGCCTGAGGTGAATGGTGCTGATGCTTTGGTTCGTCCAAGAAATGTTATCGCTAATCCTAATTGTACTACTATTCAAATGGTGGTGGCGTTGAAGGCTATTGAGAATCTTTCGCATATTAAACGTGTGAGGGTTGCTACTTATCAGGCTGCCAGTGGTGCCGGTGCTGCCGCTATGGCTGAACTTGTTGAGCAATATGCTCAATTGACAAGAGGCGAAGAGCCTACTGTTAGCAAGTTCTACTACCAACTTGCTTATAATGTTATTCCGCAGGTTGATGTTTATACTGACAACCTTTATACTAAGGAGGAGATGAAGATGTTTAACGAGACTCGCAAGATTATGCACTCTGATGTTAAAACGAGTGCTATGTGTGTGAGGGTTCCTGTTATGCGCGCTCACTCGGAGAGTATTTGGGTGGAGACTGAGCGTCCTATTTCGGTTGATGAGGCTCGTGCCGCTTTTGAGAAGGCTGAGGGCGTGATTGTTATGGATGATCTTAACGAAAAGATTTATCCTATGCCTTTGGATATGGCTGGTAAGGATGCTGTTTATGTTGGTCGTATCAGAAAGGACTTGGCTGATGAGAATGGCTTGACTTTCTGGACCGTTAGCGACCAAATTAGAAAGGGTGCTGCTTTGAACGCTGTTCAGATTGCGGAGTACCTTATTAAAAATAATGCGGTTTAG